In the genome of Halapricum salinum, one region contains:
- the proC gene encoding pyrroline-5-carboxylate reductase has protein sequence MVHVSIIGTGNMGGALVKGLARGGDHRVTAIDADPDALDAIDEHSEATSTDLTAAQDSPVVVLAVKPDTVAVVLEELDLSGDQTLVTIAAGVSTDFVSARTDATVVRIMPNLAAETGDMAAAVTQGELTDDIRELLDDVGEFVEIDEDLMDISTAVNGSGPAFVFYLIGAMKEAGIEGGLDPEQAETLAAQTFKGAAETVLRDDRSVDELIDAVCSPGGTTIEGMKVLRGSDVEAKVIEAVLAAEQRSEEIAEEFHDD, from the coding sequence ATGGTACACGTCAGCATTATCGGCACCGGAAACATGGGCGGGGCCCTGGTGAAAGGCCTCGCCCGCGGGGGCGACCACCGGGTGACGGCGATCGACGCCGACCCCGACGCCCTCGACGCGATCGACGAACACAGCGAAGCGACGAGCACGGATCTGACAGCCGCCCAGGACAGTCCCGTCGTCGTCCTCGCGGTCAAGCCCGACACCGTCGCCGTGGTCCTCGAAGAACTCGATCTCTCCGGGGACCAGACGCTCGTGACCATCGCGGCGGGCGTCTCGACCGACTTCGTGAGTGCGCGCACCGACGCCACAGTAGTTCGGATCATGCCCAACCTCGCCGCCGAGACCGGCGACATGGCCGCCGCGGTCACGCAGGGCGAACTCACCGACGACATCCGCGAGTTGCTCGACGACGTGGGCGAGTTCGTCGAGATCGACGAGGACCTGATGGACATCTCGACGGCCGTCAACGGCTCCGGCCCCGCCTTCGTCTTCTATCTCATCGGAGCCATGAAAGAAGCCGGCATCGAGGGCGGGCTCGACCCCGAACAGGCCGAAACCCTCGCCGCCCAGACGTTCAAGGGTGCGGCCGAGACCGTCCTCCGGGACGACCGCAGCGTCGACGAACTGATCGACGCCGTCTGCTCGCCCGGCGGGACGACTATCGAGGGGATGAAGGTACTGCGTGGCAGCGACGTCGAAGCGAAGGTGATCGAGGCCGTGCTGGCGGCCGAACAGCGCTCCGAAGAGATCGCTGAGGAGTTCCACGATGACTGA
- a CDS encoding PAS domain S-box protein gives MTDPVRLLVVDPVDGAFAERIGRLDDAFVTVAVERLEDAMAALGGDHVHCVVCTDGFDRPDPVAVVGAIADGWPEIPVVVTARDGSERLATDVLGAGATDYLPLSDEDRLAERIWDALENQSGEPRTVETAVTSEGTPVPLESVAGSLSEVLVTIDEDSTVQYVNDAVREVFGYDPAEVVGSSLTMLMPDRFHGPHHEGVARYLDTGDRALDWSSIELPGEHADGHEIDLEISFGEFTVAGERHFTGLLRDVSPLVERETALSDLYEASDRLLLASTPEEIAEITAETASKALDLPITGVYRHEPGLEALVPVATTEQARALFGEPTLAAGESLAWETFENGETRVIRDVAEQGPVHDPETDIRTELQVPVGDRWLLVSGSREDRQFDDYQIDFAELLSTTAAAAFESAQREAELRRYETIFETIDARVAVLDASGHVRMANQALCSFLGRSEDGVLGSSAADFVSEADAKRIRTRLGSLESGESTTVEVTLTTADRSSVPCEVVFAPLPEAAQLNGVVAVVHDISERREVESELQHQRDRFVELFENVPDPVVEATITDGKPIVESVNDAFEETFGYDAERVVGNSLNEFVLPPEEGDAGVDLDRKAAAGELVSAEVRRETAGGIRYFLFRGIPVTSDDGEGTPAFGVYTDITDQRLRQRRLGVLNRVLRHNIRNDMSVVLGRANYLEETDDPDDLDTHAEAIRRMAEDVVDLAEGIRTAEQALDREDAPSRPLATIIDQTVEPYRQREDTVVRTTVGGSLPSIDERIGIVLEALIENAIEHGDREPTTVEIAVERPDHRIAIEVRDDGPGLPTEERTILERQEETPLEHGQGVGLWLVTWLVTSLGGDVEYADNEPRGSIVRLSFPDNAVSWPEA, from the coding sequence ATGACAGATCCAGTTCGGCTGCTCGTCGTCGATCCCGTCGACGGCGCGTTCGCCGAACGGATCGGGCGTCTCGACGACGCGTTCGTGACAGTCGCGGTCGAGAGACTCGAAGACGCGATGGCGGCACTCGGCGGCGATCACGTCCACTGCGTCGTCTGTACCGACGGCTTCGACCGCCCGGACCCCGTCGCCGTCGTCGGAGCCATCGCCGACGGCTGGCCGGAGATTCCAGTCGTCGTCACGGCCCGCGACGGCAGCGAGCGCCTGGCCACGGACGTCCTCGGCGCGGGTGCGACCGACTACCTCCCGCTGTCGGACGAGGATCGACTCGCCGAACGGATCTGGGACGCTCTCGAAAATCAGTCTGGAGAGCCGCGCACCGTCGAGACGGCCGTCACCAGCGAGGGGACGCCCGTGCCGCTGGAATCGGTCGCCGGCAGTCTCTCGGAAGTGCTGGTGACGATCGACGAGGACAGCACCGTGCAGTACGTCAACGACGCCGTCCGGGAGGTGTTCGGCTACGACCCCGCCGAGGTGGTCGGGTCGTCGCTGACCATGCTGATGCCCGATCGATTCCACGGCCCCCACCACGAGGGGGTCGCCCGTTATCTCGATACCGGGGATCGGGCGCTCGACTGGTCGTCGATCGAACTCCCGGGCGAGCACGCCGACGGCCACGAGATCGACCTCGAGATCTCCTTCGGCGAGTTTACAGTGGCCGGCGAACGCCACTTCACTGGCCTGTTGCGAGACGTGAGTCCGCTGGTCGAACGCGAGACAGCACTCTCGGATCTCTACGAGGCGTCCGATCGACTCCTGTTGGCCTCGACGCCCGAGGAGATCGCCGAGATCACCGCCGAGACGGCAAGTAAGGCGCTCGATCTCCCGATAACTGGGGTGTACCGACACGAGCCAGGGCTGGAAGCGCTGGTTCCGGTAGCGACGACCGAGCAGGCCCGGGCACTGTTCGGCGAACCCACGCTGGCAGCGGGTGAGTCACTGGCCTGGGAGACTTTCGAGAACGGCGAGACGCGAGTCATTCGCGACGTGGCCGAGCAAGGGCCCGTCCACGATCCCGAAACCGACATCCGGACGGAGTTACAGGTTCCGGTCGGCGACCGCTGGCTGCTGGTTTCGGGCTCACGCGAGGATCGGCAGTTCGACGACTACCAGATCGACTTCGCCGAACTGTTGTCGACGACCGCCGCTGCGGCCTTCGAGAGCGCCCAGCGGGAAGCCGAACTGCGGCGCTACGAGACCATCTTCGAGACCATCGACGCCCGGGTGGCCGTCCTCGACGCCAGCGGCCACGTCAGGATGGCCAATCAGGCGCTCTGTTCGTTTCTCGGGCGCAGCGAGGATGGCGTGCTCGGGTCCTCGGCCGCGGACTTTGTCTCCGAAGCCGACGCAAAGCGGATTCGCACACGGTTGGGATCGCTCGAATCCGGCGAGTCGACGACCGTCGAAGTGACACTCACGACCGCCGACCGGTCGTCGGTCCCATGTGAAGTCGTCTTCGCACCCCTGCCCGAAGCGGCGCAACTGAACGGCGTCGTCGCCGTTGTCCACGACATCAGCGAGCGCCGAGAGGTCGAGTCCGAACTTCAGCACCAGCGCGACCGTTTCGTCGAGCTGTTCGAGAACGTCCCCGACCCGGTCGTCGAAGCCACGATCACCGACGGGAAACCGATCGTCGAGAGCGTCAACGACGCTTTCGAAGAGACGTTCGGCTACGACGCAGAGCGCGTCGTCGGCAACTCCCTCAACGAGTTCGTCCTCCCGCCCGAGGAAGGCGACGCCGGCGTCGACCTCGACCGCAAGGCCGCAGCGGGCGAGCTAGTCAGCGCCGAAGTCAGGCGCGAGACGGCCGGCGGGATCCGGTATTTCCTCTTTCGGGGCATCCCCGTCACTTCCGATGACGGTGAGGGCACGCCCGCCTTCGGGGTCTACACCGACATCACCGACCAGCGCCTGCGCCAGCGCCGCTTGGGGGTGCTCAATCGCGTCCTCCGTCACAACATCCGCAACGACATGAGCGTCGTCCTCGGCCGGGCGAACTACCTCGAGGAGACCGACGACCCCGACGACCTCGACACCCACGCCGAAGCGATCCGACGGATGGCCGAAGACGTCGTCGATCTCGCGGAAGGGATCCGGACCGCCGAGCAAGCCCTGGACCGCGAGGACGCTCCCAGCCGACCGCTAGCAACGATCATCGACCAGACTGTCGAGCCCTATCGTCAGCGCGAGGACACCGTCGTCCGGACGACTGTGGGCGGGTCGCTCCCGTCGATCGACGAGCGGATCGGCATTGTCCTCGAAGCGCTCATCGAGAACGCTATCGAGCACGGCGACCGCGAACCGACGACCGTCGAAATCGCCGTCGAACGTCCGGACCACCGGATCGCCATCGAGGTCCGTGACGACGGCCCCGGGCTGCCGACCGAGGAACGCACCATCCTCGAACGCCAGGAGGAGACCCCGCTCGAACACGGTCAGGGCGTCGGTCTCTGGCTCGTGACCTGGTTGGTGACGTCTCTGGGTGGCGACGTCGAGTACGCGGACAACGAGCCCCGGGGATCGATCGTCCGGCTGAGTTTTCCCGACAACGCCGTCTCCTGGCCCGAAGCGTGA